In a single window of the Eleginops maclovinus isolate JMC-PN-2008 ecotype Puerto Natales chromosome 6, JC_Emac_rtc_rv5, whole genome shotgun sequence genome:
- the LOC134865963 gene encoding transmembrane protein 69-like → MITFISGRRFISGVSGWRCLHQITRAPHFTTTAQPLFSSQALSVLMSSRLTPTNRLLSISWHASRLCHGDSRATSGSVDKKDSFSLKALTEAPKPALYLGVCGLIPFLSAPLLMAATQSFYPEVAYAQVVYGASIVSFLGGARWGFAIPAGSPAKPDWMNLGNSVVPSLLAWMALLCRDNIAEGALVVIMGLGLSLHYDLTLLPGYPSWFKAMRTILTLIATFSLVATLTIKKFCTEKKLKESKT, encoded by the exons atgattacatttatatCTGGAAGACGATTCATTTCTGGG GTTTCAGGATGGAGATGTCTCCATCAGATAACCAGAGCCCCACACTTCACAACAACAGCCCAGCCGCTGTTTTCCTCTCAAGCCTTGTCAGTGTTGATGTCCTCCAGACTCACTCCCACCAACAGGTTGTTGAGCATCAGCTGGCATGCCTCACGTCTGTGCCACGGGGACTCAAGAGCAACCTCAGGGAGCGTCGACAAGAAAGACAGCTTCAGTTTGAAGGCCCTCACCGAGGCTCCTAAACCAGCCCTCTACCTGGGTGTCTGTGGGCTCATCCCTTTCCTTTCTGCCCCTCTCCTGATGGCTGCCACACAGTCCTTCTACCCGGAGGTGGCATATGCTCAAGTGGTCTACGGAGCCTCCATAGTGTCCTTCCTCGGAGGAGCCCGCTGGGGGTTTGCCATCCCAGCCGGTAGTCCTGCTAAGCCTGACTGGATGAACCTGGGCAACAGTGTGGTGCCTTCACTCCTGGCCTGGATGGCGCTGCTCTGCAGGGACAATATAGCAGAGGGAGCCCTGGTGGTTATTATGGGATTGGGCCTGTCTCTGCACTATGACCTGACCCTGCTGCCGGGCTACCCCTCCTGGTTCAAAGCCATGCGGACTATACTCACTCTGATCGCCACTTTCTCGCTGGTGGCTACCCTGACAATTAAGAAATTCTGCACTGAGAAGAAACTCAAAGAGAGTAAGACATGA